AAGCCCTGGCGCGCGGCGAGCGGCTGGACGGCTTCAGCTTCGGCGCCGAGGCTGAGCGCGCTGAGCAGGCCGCGCTGGGCGGCGAATCCACCTGCGGCAATGGCCAGCGCCACCCGTCGGCCGACAAGGTGTACCTGATCGAGGAAGAAGGCCGCCCCGGCCAGCTGATGCCGATCATGGAGGACGAGCACGGCACCTACATCATGAACAGCAAGGATTTGCGCGCGGTGGAGCTGGTCGAGAAGCTGACCAAGATCGGCGTGGATTCGCTCAAGATCGAAGGCCGCACCAAGAGCCTGTACTACGTGGCCCGCACCGCGCAAACGTACCGCCGCGCCATCGACGACGCGGTGGCTGGCCGTCCCTTCAACCCCGCGCTGATCACCGAGCTGGAAGGCCTGGCCAACCGCGGCTACACCAGCGGCTTTCTGGAGCGGCGCCCCGCCAACGACTACCAGAACTACGAAACCGGCCATTCCGTGGCCACACGCAGCCAGTTCGTGGGCGAAGTCAAAGCCGTGCAGGACGGCTGGGCAGAAGTGGAAACCAAGAACCGATTCGCCGTGGGCGACTGGATCGAGATCATCCATCCCCAGGGCAACCGCACCGTGCGCCTGGACGTCATGAAGAACGCCGACGGCCAGGCGATCGAAGTGGCCGCGGGCAACCCGCTGCGCGTGTGGATTCCGGTGGACGGCCCGGCAGAGCACGCGTTGATCGCCCGCCTGCACCAGGCGCCGACGGCCGAAACGGTATAGATAGCAGGCAAATGTGCCTCCAGCGCAGGCTTAACCAGCGCTGGAAGCTATCTATTTCATAGTATTTCGCAACCCTCGTCGTGCGGCGGACATGCGTATCCGCCCTGCACAGGCGGACACGCTTGGCCACGGTGCGCCGTGGCGTGGCAGTGCCATGCGATGCGCATTCCCGTGACGGATTCGTGGGCTGATGCGCGCATAGCCGACGCGCTGCGGCCAAACCGCCGCCGCGTTGCTTACACTTTGGGATTACTTTCCGATCTTGCGCGGCGTGCCCGACTGAAACGTGGCCGCCAACCAGGTCTGATCCCCACCCTGCATGTCGCTGATTTGCCCCCGATGTGGCGCCGAAAACCGGCCCCACGCCAAGTTCTGCCTGAAGTGCGCGAAGCAGCTGGTCGTGCTCAATCCCGCCGAAGCGGAAGCCGCACGCGGCTCGCGCCGGCGCCAACGTCGTCGCCATAAAGAAGCGCAGGCGCGCGCTGCGGCAGCGGGCCGGACCCGGCCAGACAACCGCTGGCTGGTGGGCAGTGTGGCGGGCGCGCTGGTGTTGGTCACCGCCGTGTGGTGGGGCATGCGCAGTTCTGCGCCCTCGGGGCCGGCGGCGGGGGTCACACCGCCTGGCGGTTTGGCCTACGGCGAAAGCACCGCCCGCGCTCCGTCTGAGTCGGCACCAGCCGCAGCGGCGGCTGCAGGTGAAGCGCCGCGCCCCGTAGCCAACGCGGCTCCGGAAGTCGCCGGCTCGGCCGCCGTGCTGACGGCTGCCGCGGCGGCATCGGCTGCGTTGAACACTGCGCCCGTCGCCGCCAGCAAGGCCGCAGACGCCGCGCCACACGCCAACGCGGCACCCACGCCAGCGCAGGCTGCGCCCAAGGCTGCGGCACGCCCTGGCAAGGCACCGACGGACAAGGCCCACGCGGATCGTTCACGCGCCAACGCAGAGAAATCGGCAGGCACCGCAGCGCCCACGCCATCGGCGCCAAGCCCTACAACGCCGCCCCCCACGGCGCCCGCGCCTGTCGCCGCCAGCCTGTGCAGCGACCGCGCGTTCATCGGGCGTGCCGTCTGTTTGCAGTCGGAATGCAGCAAACCCGCGCTGCGCCAGCACCCCAGCTGCGTGCGCATGCGCGAGCAGCAAGAAGCCCTGAGAAACGGAAGCGGCGGCGGTTGAGCGGCTGACGAGCGATTGG
This genomic interval from Ottowia oryzae contains the following:
- the yegQ gene encoding tRNA 5-hydroxyuridine modification protein YegQ — its product is MKAPELLLPAGSLDKMRAAYDFGADAVYAGQPRYSLRARNNEFRLEQLAEGIAEAHARGKKLFVTSNLIAHNDKVRTYLRDLQPVVELKPHALIMADAGLIMLVREQMEKGLWPHVPIHLSVQANSTNWAAVKFWQRAGVERIILSRELSLAEVEQIRNECPDIELEVFVHGALCIAYSGRCLLSGYFNRRDPNQGTCTNACRWNYKTVDADVDPNTGEALARGERLDGFSFGAEAERAEQAALGGESTCGNGQRHPSADKVYLIEEEGRPGQLMPIMEDEHGTYIMNSKDLRAVELVEKLTKIGVDSLKIEGRTKSLYYVARTAQTYRRAIDDAVAGRPFNPALITELEGLANRGYTSGFLERRPANDYQNYETGHSVATRSQFVGEVKAVQDGWAEVETKNRFAVGDWIEIIHPQGNRTVRLDVMKNADGQAIEVAAGNPLRVWIPVDGPAEHALIARLHQAPTAETV